One region of Eupeodes corollae chromosome 1, idEupCoro1.1, whole genome shotgun sequence genomic DNA includes:
- the LOC129940897 gene encoding GDP-fucose transporter 1, whose protein sequence is MYKPLGEHNRLAFKYFQIFMVVALYWIVSILTVFVNKALLSSKDIDLDAPLFVTWFQCVVSTIICFAMSRLALIFPNTIRFPEGTPLEIDTFRRMLPLSFVFTSMIATNNMCLKYVGVAFYYVGRSLTTVFNVILSYIVLKQKTSFKSILCCAAIVLGFFLGVDQESLTDNFSWLGTFYGVVASLSVSMFSIYTKKALPLVNQEIWLLSYYNNFYSSILFLPLIIINGELNAIITYAHLFSGWFISVMIVGGIFGFAIGYVTSLQIKVTSPLTHNISGTAKACTQTIIATQWFNETKSFLWWISNGIVLLGSASYARVKQVEMEQQHNRSSISQKI, encoded by the exons ATGTACAAACCATTGGGAGAGCACAACAGACTAGCATTTAAGTATTTCCAAATATTTATGGTCGTAGCTTTATATTG GATAGTTTCGATATTGACAGTGTTTGTAAACAAAGCACTCCTAAGTAGCAAGGATATTGATTTGGACGCACCACTTTTTGTAACTTGGTTCCAATGTGTGGTCTCGACGATAATATGTTTTGCCATGAGCCGGTTGGCGCTCATATTCCCCAATACAATACGATTTCCCGAAGGAACGCCACTTGAAATTGATACATTTCGAAGG ATGCTTCCGCTGTCTTTCGTCTTTACATCAATGATAGCCACAAATAATATGTGCTTGAAATATGTGGGTGTTGCATTTTACTATGTTGGACGATCACTTACGACAGTCTTCAACGTAATTCTGTcgtatattgttttaaaacagaaaacaagCTTCAAGAGTATATTATGTTGTGCTGCCATAGTTCTTGGATTCTTTTTGGGTGTTGATCAGGAGAGTCTAACAg ACAATTTTTCATGGCTTGGCACGTTCTACGGAGTTGTTGCATCACTTAGTGTATCAATGTTTTCCATCTACACAAAGAAAGCATTGCCACTAGTTAATCAAGAAATTTGGTTACTTAGCTACTACAACAACTTCTATTCGAGTATATTGTTCCTGCCGTTGATCATAATTAATGGTGAATTAAACGCCATCATAACCTATGCACATTTGTTTTCGGGATGGTTTATTTCGGTGATGATAGTTGGAGGAATATTTGGATTTGCAATTGGCTATGTTACATCTCTACAAATTAAG gtAACTTCGCCCTTAACGCACAATATTTCCGGTACAGCCAAAGCTTGTACCCAAACGATTATAGCAACTCAATGGtttaacgaaacaaaatcgtttCTATGGTGGATTTCGAATGGCATAGTCTTATTGGGGAGCGCGAGCTATGCTCGGGTTAAGCAAGTGGAAATGGAACAGCAGCACAATAGGTCATCAATAtcacaaaaaatttaa
- the LOC129940896 gene encoding 39S ribosomal protein L1, mitochondrial — MITIVSLMRSLTVRSQLTKTTRDFHLSAVTEAARKGTREKARKKKVKVEVKKVGFIPHNQRNKGLNLSKVNKHIDDSWKAIPKDNCYVGKYYRWAEYTVAEAIQCHRETHHPSMYNVPNAPLNVEIELNMQAEKANRFVDNFNRMAMIPHKFDHGDERKILAFTKENDLIAEARQAGASLVGGVELIKDITNGDLLLTDYDFIIAHTNILPELVSLRGLLKRKFPNPRSETLGTNLTEMIKKFSDGISYAATKDEHQQDFGIITTCIGTLDMDEKYLEENLISLLKDVNSMRPKREGKFITRVLLKSPPSSEQLKINPFIYVPEQGTFNNSRKTKSTEPVEEDDESEAAEPVRATN; from the exons atgataACAATAGTTTCTTTAATGCGATCACTGACCGTTAGGTCGCAATTAACAAAAACCACCCGCGACTTTCATTTATCTGCTGTCACCGAAGCAGCCAGGAAAGGTACCCGTGAGAAGGCTCGTAAGAAGAAAGTCAAAGTAGAAGTCAAGAAAGTCGGATTCATTCCACACAATCAAAGGAACAAGgg GCTTAATCTGAGTAAAGTCAACAAACACATCGATGACTCGTGGAAGGCTATTCCCAAAGATAATTGCTATGTTGGTAAATACTATCGATGGGCTGAATACACTGTCGCCGAAGCAATTCAATGTCATCGAGAAACTCATCATCCTTCAATGTACAACGTCCCTAATGCACCTCTCAATGTTGAAATTGAGTTAAATATGCAGGCAGAAAAGGCTAATCGATTTGTAGACAACTTCAATCGCATGGCTATGATCCCACACAAATTCGATCACGGAGATGAAAGGAAGATTCTTGCTTtcacaaaagaaaat GATCTTATTGCAGAAGCTAGGCAAGCTGGAGCAAGCCTTGTCGGTGGTGTAGAGCTAATCAAAGACATAACAAATGGAGACCTATTACTCACGGATTACGATTTCATAATTGCCCATACGAACATCCTCCCCGAACTTGTGAGTCTTCGAGGTTTGTTGAAGAGAAAGTTTCCCAATCCACGAAGTGAAACCTTGGGAACAAATCTCACCGAAATGATCAAGAAATTTTCGGATGGTATTAGCTATGCAGCCACAAAAGACGAGCATCAACAAGATTTTGGAATTATCACAACATGTATTGGAACG TTGGATATGGACGAAAAGTATCTTGAAGAGAACCTTATTTCGTTATTGAAAGATGTCAATTCGATGCGTCCTAAACGTGAAGGAAAATTCATAACACGAGTTCTTCTAAAGAGTCCTCCAAGCAGTGAACAATTGAAAATCAATCCCTTCATCTATGTGCCTGAACAAGGAACTTTCAACAATTCCAGGAAAACCAAATCAACCGAACCTGTAGAAGAAGACGATGAATCAGAAGCAGCAGAACCTGTTCGAGCAACTAAttaa